A window from Ferrimicrobium acidiphilum DSM 19497 encodes these proteins:
- a CDS encoding acyl-CoA carboxylase subunit beta: MSTHPMSARIEELEKRRNEAYHAGTEAAVAKQHGQGKMTARERVDYLLDEGSFEELDLLARHRAHGMGLDERRPYTDGVITGFGTIHGRRVCLFAQDFTVFGGALGEVFAEKIHKVMDLAASVGVPMIGLNDGAGARIQEGVVSLHSYGGIFRRNVASSGVIPQISVVLGPCAGGAVYSPAMTDFIFMVEETSHMFITGPDVVKTVTGEEVSLEELGGAMSHATKSGVASFVLSDEKACLDEVKYLLDFLPSNNMESPPAIEPSDDPDRMNEELRTIVPPNSNQPYEMRDVIREVLDHGEYMEYFSHWARNVTCGFGRMNGKVVGVVGNQPSVLAGVLDIDSSEKAARFVRTCDAFNIPILTFVDVPGFLPGVDQEYGGIIRHGAKLLYAYSEATVPRIQIITRKAYGGAYVVMNSKSIGADLAYAWPSAELAVMGPQGAVEVIHRRELAAAADPIAKRRELIDQYTERYANPYIAAERGYVDDVIDPAETRRTLIQALGMLETKREELPRRKHGNIPL, encoded by the coding sequence ATGAGTACTCACCCAATGTCTGCTCGTATCGAAGAGCTGGAGAAGCGGCGAAACGAGGCCTATCACGCTGGCACCGAGGCCGCGGTCGCCAAACAGCATGGACAGGGGAAGATGACCGCGCGCGAGCGCGTCGACTATCTGCTTGACGAGGGTTCGTTTGAGGAGTTGGATCTCCTTGCGCGCCACCGGGCACACGGGATGGGTCTGGACGAGCGTCGACCCTACACCGATGGGGTTATTACAGGTTTCGGGACGATCCACGGTCGGCGCGTCTGTCTATTTGCTCAGGATTTCACCGTCTTCGGTGGAGCTCTTGGTGAGGTCTTTGCCGAAAAGATCCACAAAGTCATGGACCTGGCCGCCTCGGTCGGGGTACCTATGATTGGTCTCAACGATGGAGCAGGTGCCCGAATCCAAGAAGGCGTTGTCTCGTTGCACTCCTACGGCGGTATTTTCCGACGTAACGTTGCCTCTTCTGGTGTGATCCCACAGATTAGTGTGGTTCTCGGCCCTTGTGCTGGTGGAGCGGTCTACTCGCCAGCCATGACCGACTTCATCTTTATGGTGGAGGAGACGTCACACATGTTCATCACCGGACCAGACGTAGTCAAGACGGTTACAGGAGAAGAGGTATCGCTAGAGGAGCTCGGTGGTGCGATGAGCCACGCTACTAAGTCAGGCGTCGCCTCATTTGTCTTAAGTGATGAGAAGGCATGTCTCGATGAGGTCAAGTACCTCCTCGATTTTCTTCCCTCCAATAATATGGAGTCACCACCTGCGATCGAACCCTCAGATGACCCGGATCGAATGAATGAGGAGTTACGCACGATCGTTCCTCCAAACTCCAACCAGCCCTACGAGATGCGCGACGTTATTCGAGAGGTCCTCGATCACGGCGAGTACATGGAGTACTTCTCACACTGGGCGCGCAACGTCACCTGTGGATTCGGGCGAATGAATGGCAAGGTAGTCGGAGTCGTCGGCAACCAACCTTCGGTGCTCGCTGGTGTCCTCGATATAGACTCCTCTGAAAAGGCGGCACGTTTCGTTCGGACCTGTGATGCCTTTAACATACCAATCCTGACCTTCGTGGACGTTCCAGGTTTCCTCCCAGGGGTCGACCAGGAGTACGGAGGAATAATTCGCCACGGAGCCAAGCTCCTCTATGCCTACTCAGAGGCGACCGTTCCAAGGATTCAGATCATTACTCGAAAGGCCTACGGCGGTGCTTACGTTGTGATGAACTCTAAGTCAATCGGCGCAGATCTTGCCTACGCCTGGCCCTCGGCCGAGCTGGCTGTAATGGGTCCCCAGGGTGCAGTCGAGGTTATTCACCGTCGCGAGCTGGCAGCAGCCGCCGATCCGATCGCAAAACGGCGAGAGCTGATCGATCAGTACACCGAACGATACGCCAATCCCTACATCGCCGCTGAACGCGGCTACGTTGACGACGTCATCGACCCAGCCGAGACCCGGCGAACCCTTATACAGGCGCTTGGCATGCTCGAGACCAAGCGCGAGGAGCTACCGCGGCGCAAGCACGGAAATATCCCACTATGA
- a CDS encoding biotin transporter BioY, with translation MLNQGLKRQSLTDLLPESLVTDLVLIGVFAIAIGIFAQISIPLPFTPVPITGQTFAVLLGGAALGLRRGTLGSLLYVGLGLVGVPWFAGATGGLKMATNPSFGYLIGFIAASALVGYLAETGLDRKIGRTVLLMIVGNVIIYGFGMAFLMINLHVGLSQGLALGVTPFLLGDLVKLLLAAGLLPGAWYVRHRITQDRAA, from the coding sequence GTGCTCAACCAGGGGCTAAAGCGACAAAGCCTGACCGATCTGCTGCCCGAAAGTCTGGTCACTGACTTGGTCCTAATCGGGGTATTTGCGATAGCGATTGGCATCTTTGCCCAGATCAGCATCCCTCTTCCCTTCACTCCGGTGCCGATCACCGGCCAGACGTTTGCGGTGCTCCTGGGGGGTGCAGCGCTTGGATTACGACGAGGGACACTTGGTAGCCTTCTCTACGTCGGCCTCGGTCTCGTCGGGGTGCCTTGGTTTGCGGGAGCCACTGGCGGCCTTAAGATGGCGACTAACCCCTCGTTTGGCTACCTGATCGGATTTATCGCCGCCTCAGCGCTCGTTGGCTACCTCGCCGAGACCGGTCTCGATCGCAAAATCGGTCGCACTGTACTCCTGATGATTGTTGGCAACGTGATCATCTACGGATTTGGAATGGCGTTTCTCATGATCAACCTCCACGTTGGGTTGAGCCAAGGACTTGCGCTCGGGGTTACCCCGTTCTTGCTCGGCGACCTAGTCAAGCTACTCCTAGCGGCTGGCCTCCTGCCAGGGGCCTGGTATGTCCGGCACCGCATTACCCAAGATCGCGCAGCCTGA
- a CDS encoding RidA family protein: protein MNINDKLASLGIELAPAPAAKGSYVPTLVVDSFVFVSGMLPLVGDTIPVTGIVGATVSPEEAQAAARQCMINMFSRLATDLGSLDKIAQWVKLTGFVASTPEFTAQPTVMNAASDLVVEVFGEQGKHTRSAVGVSSLPLGTPVEIEAILRLKA, encoded by the coding sequence ATGAATATTAACGATAAACTCGCCAGCCTCGGTATCGAACTCGCGCCTGCCCCAGCGGCGAAGGGTTCCTATGTTCCCACCCTCGTCGTGGACTCCTTCGTCTTCGTATCTGGCATGTTGCCACTCGTAGGCGATACGATCCCAGTAACCGGTATCGTCGGGGCTACGGTGAGCCCAGAGGAGGCACAGGCCGCCGCCCGCCAATGCATGATCAACATGTTCTCGCGGCTAGCCACTGACCTCGGAAGCCTCGACAAGATCGCTCAGTGGGTAAAACTCACCGGTTTCGTCGCCAGTACACCAGAGTTCACCGCTCAACCCACGGTCATGAATGCCGCCTCCGACCTTGTCGTTGAGGTCTTCGGAGAACAGGGAAAACACACGAGATCAGCCGTAGGTGTCAGCTCCTTGCCGCTTGGAACCCCGGTCGAGATCGAGGCAATTCTTCGCCTCAAGGCCTAG
- a CDS encoding MFS transporter, which translates to MWKRSATRASRAIPIAGAGIVLGSYDLAVISVALAPIRTQWHLSSGVVASLGTVTLLGMLIGSLTAGFLADRIGRRAIILWDVLLFMASAVMAAFSPDFALLAVARLATGVAVGIDFAVVFPFVTDAATSNNNGSSNKGRSMAWILFGANFGTLAAYGVGGMVLADVGALGWRVLLGSSVLLALPLLLFRSRLIEAPSWSELTPLTLRQLRRRATVALKHERLGAQALATLLYQLTDQGVGLVLPLLLVTILETSASSGALDAVLVKVVTIPASLVAVLLIDRVSRRRLQVTGFLGRAVPLCLLGFALLYNIHLSPLIIGLLLAAGYFFGAAGPDKTTVISPSEYAAPEIRATSQGLSQAAGRLGGILGVTGYAILVTLAGPGAGILLFGVACLLGAVISLAALPRLNPIITVSGDESADS; encoded by the coding sequence ATGTGGAAGCGATCTGCGACTAGAGCTTCGAGGGCCATACCTATCGCCGGTGCCGGTATCGTTCTTGGAAGCTACGACCTTGCCGTCATCTCTGTCGCGCTTGCACCGATTCGGACCCAGTGGCACCTCTCCTCTGGCGTAGTCGCTTCACTGGGGACGGTTACGTTGTTGGGAATGCTCATCGGGTCGCTCACAGCTGGCTTTCTTGCGGATCGTATTGGTCGTCGCGCCATCATCCTATGGGACGTCCTCCTGTTTATGGCTTCCGCAGTTATGGCCGCGTTTTCACCAGATTTCGCTCTCCTGGCGGTTGCACGACTGGCAACTGGCGTTGCGGTCGGCATCGACTTTGCGGTGGTTTTCCCGTTTGTCACCGATGCGGCCACATCGAATAACAATGGATCAAGCAACAAGGGGCGTTCGATGGCGTGGATTCTGTTTGGTGCAAATTTTGGAACCTTGGCTGCCTACGGCGTTGGAGGGATGGTCCTTGCTGATGTGGGAGCTCTAGGTTGGCGAGTCCTATTGGGTTCATCTGTGTTGCTTGCACTCCCGCTCCTTCTGTTCCGAAGTCGACTGATCGAGGCTCCGAGTTGGTCTGAGCTGACTCCGTTGACTCTGAGGCAGCTCAGAAGGAGAGCCACTGTCGCACTCAAGCATGAACGCCTTGGTGCGCAGGCGCTGGCCACCCTCCTCTATCAGCTGACTGATCAGGGTGTTGGGTTGGTACTCCCACTCCTTCTCGTTACGATTCTCGAGACGTCAGCGAGCTCTGGTGCATTAGACGCAGTCCTGGTCAAAGTCGTCACCATTCCCGCGTCATTGGTTGCCGTGCTGCTGATCGATCGCGTGAGTAGGCGAAGGCTCCAGGTCACTGGATTTCTTGGCAGAGCTGTTCCCCTGTGCCTACTTGGCTTTGCCTTGTTGTACAACATCCATCTCTCACCACTCATCATCGGGTTGCTTCTGGCTGCTGGCTACTTTTTTGGGGCTGCGGGCCCCGACAAGACGACGGTCATCTCGCCATCCGAGTACGCGGCTCCGGAGATTCGTGCTACCAGTCAAGGACTGTCTCAAGCGGCAGGACGGCTCGGCGGTATTCTGGGGGTGACCGGGTATGCCATCTTGGTCACGCTTGCTGGACCAGGTGCAGGCATTCTGTTGTTCGGAGTAGCCTGTCTGCTCGGAGCGGTCATCTCGTTGGCGGCTCTGCCTCGATTAAACCCCATTATTACGGTTTCCGGAGACGAATCTGCCGACTCTTGA